The following proteins come from a genomic window of Bradysia coprophila strain Holo2 unplaced genomic scaffold, BU_Bcop_v1 contig_138, whole genome shotgun sequence:
- the LOC119073818 gene encoding non-structural maintenance of chromosomes element 1 homolog, protein MTAGYSDIHRGFLQTVMSRGSISTDSANKVLVDLFASQNRGVPSEDDLQPIVDAINEKIHVYDQRIDIVSSQYDDKTFVVMVNTSQSAITKLQATYKQTEIEFFRLLMKEVAMAEEHSLRKISVLNIMNPNRNKDVNLTMSQLEKLLNDWIEEGYFYEQNGHVYFGVRSVAEFGEFLRSKFNVDSCQLCKSVLLKGADCNGDTCNGRFHTSCLRKYMAKNTKCPKCKKVWSTPVP, encoded by the exons ATGACTGCAGGATATTCAGATATTCACCGTGGTTTTCTACAAACTGTTATGAGTCGAGGCAGTATAAGCACGGACAGTGCTAATAAAGTATTGGTGGACCTATTCGCTTCAC AAAACCGTGGCGTTCCGTCTGAAGACGATCTACAACCCATTGTCGATGCAATCAACGAAAAGATTCACGTGTATGATCAAAGAATCGATATTGTATCGTCGCAGTACGATGATAAAACATTTGTCGTTATGGTCAATACCAGTCAATCCGCTATCACGAA ATTACAAGCCACGTATAAACAAACAGAGATCGAGTTCTTCCGATTGTTAATGAAGGAAGTGGCAATGGCCGAAGAACATTCGCTGCGCAAGATATCGGTTTTGAATATCATGAATCCAAATCGTAACAAGGATGTGAATCTCACAATGAGTCAATTGGAGAAGCTGCTAAATGATTGGATTGAAGAGGGATACTTTTACGAACAAAATGGTCACGTCTATTTCGGTGTACGATCGGTAGCCGAATTCGGAGAATTTCTTCGGAGTAAATTCAATGTCGACAGTTGTCAGTTGTGTAAATCGGTTTTGTTGAAG GGGGCTGACTGTAACGGAGATACTTGCAACGGACGTTTTCACACCAGCTGCCTTCGCAAATACATggcaaaaaatacgaaatgtccgaaatgcAAAAAAGTTTGGAGCACTCCAGTACCTTAA